Proteins encoded together in one Chryseobacterium sp. G0201 window:
- a CDS encoding SusC/RagA family TonB-linked outer membrane protein, whose product MKLSTLFILISYFQVTASVYAQKISLAVTQQPITKVFGQIQKQSGYIFFYDENMIKDANTVTLNVKQKNLTETLDLLFEGQPFTYEMVKKTIVVKAKGFVKPRASASPRQQKITGLVTDEKGDPLVGATVSIKGTNLSVITNAEGRFTINNGPENAIVVISYIGYQTIEVKVDNNSNINIKLQLVSSNLNDVSIVSTGYQTIPKERSTGSFVQVDNKLLNRRVSTDIISRLENVVPGLSFKVNKTTGKSNNMNIRGRSTIFANDQPLIVVDNFPYDGDIANINPNDIESISVLKDAAAASIWGARAGNGVIVLTTKKGIKNAPLQVNFNSNITIGEKSDLYYSRRSMSSSDFIDVEQKLFDLNFYNSDQTNANKPVISPVVEILIKRKNGTLSETDANNQINALRKLDVRDDYSKYLYRNSFNQQYALNMNGGSKDISYYFSGGFDKNLFNAVNNDFNRISLNAQSTITPFKNLDILVGISYVMNRTQNNNSGFNSIAPSSTKNNIYPYAQLATADGTPLAIVKDYRSTFTDNPGAGMLDWKYRPLDELNLANNVSKLTNARISLGAKYTFIPQLNAEVKYQYEKQFVTGRNLYDQQTYMVRDLINKFYDPTSTNKYPVPVGGILDQSLSDLNSYSFRSQVNYNQNWIQKHQLNAIAGVEVREVKIDGSTSRQYGYDDVLGTSSRVNYVDLFPAYYNTSTRLSIPVGSGVSGSLDRFFSYYANSAYTFNNKYTFSASGRKDASNLLGVKTNQKGVPLYSVGGSWIASKENFYNLKWLPYLKLRATFGYNGNVDKSTSAYVTALYANSTRTNLQTAQITNPPNPSLIWERTRVVNLGLDFATANQRISGTIEYFSKAGLDLIGNGLVAPSNGISTFRSNLASTKGHGTDITVNTQNLKGQFQWNTVVLFSYALDKVTKYETKATASSLVGFADIDATPYVGRPLFSIYSYKWAGLDPATGDPQGYLNGAVSKNYTSILTTMKPEELVYNGPSTAPYFGSIRNSFSYKGFECSFNISYKFGYYFRKSSVDYGSLFNAWLGNVDYANRWQKTGDELFTQVPSFPTLPNNVNRDAIYKGSEILVESGSHIRLQDVGLSYSFNKNNGNKLPFKKLEVYSYINNLGLLWTKNRQGIDPDASIFLPFSKTYSLGVKCTF is encoded by the coding sequence ATGAAGCTAAGCACGCTATTTATATTGATCTCTTATTTTCAAGTAACGGCAAGCGTTTATGCTCAAAAAATATCATTGGCAGTTACACAGCAACCTATAACAAAGGTATTTGGCCAGATACAGAAACAGAGCGGATACATCTTTTTTTATGATGAAAACATGATTAAGGATGCCAATACGGTAACCTTAAATGTAAAACAAAAAAACCTAACTGAAACATTGGATTTGCTTTTTGAAGGGCAACCTTTTACCTACGAAATGGTTAAGAAAACCATTGTTGTAAAAGCAAAAGGTTTTGTAAAACCCAGAGCGAGTGCTAGCCCCAGACAGCAAAAGATTACTGGGCTTGTAACCGATGAAAAGGGTGATCCTCTGGTGGGAGCAACCGTCTCTATTAAGGGTACCAATCTAAGTGTAATTACAAATGCAGAAGGAAGATTTACTATTAACAATGGCCCAGAGAATGCAATAGTAGTTATATCTTATATTGGATATCAAACAATAGAAGTAAAAGTAGATAACAATAGTAACATAAACATAAAGTTACAATTAGTAAGTTCAAACCTGAATGATGTTTCTATTGTCTCAACGGGTTACCAAACCATACCTAAAGAAAGATCTACGGGTTCATTTGTTCAGGTTGATAATAAATTGCTTAACAGAAGAGTTTCTACTGACATTATAAGCCGTTTAGAAAATGTTGTGCCTGGTCTTTCCTTTAAAGTAAATAAAACTACGGGAAAATCTAACAATATGAATATCCGTGGACGCAGTACCATATTTGCCAATGATCAGCCACTTATTGTGGTCGATAATTTTCCTTATGATGGGGATATTGCAAATATTAACCCAAACGATATTGAGAGTATCAGTGTTCTTAAAGACGCTGCAGCGGCCTCAATTTGGGGAGCGAGGGCTGGAAACGGAGTAATTGTACTAACCACGAAAAAAGGTATTAAAAATGCTCCCCTTCAAGTTAATTTCAACAGTAATATAACCATTGGTGAAAAATCTGATTTATATTATAGCAGGCGCTCGATGAGCTCTTCAGATTTTATTGATGTTGAACAGAAATTATTTGACTTAAATTTTTATAATTCCGATCAGACAAATGCTAATAAACCTGTTATTTCTCCCGTTGTCGAAATTCTAATAAAAAGGAAAAATGGAACCTTATCTGAAACAGATGCGAATAATCAAATTAACGCATTAAGAAAATTAGATGTCAGAGATGATTATAGTAAATACTTATACCGAAATAGTTTTAATCAGCAATATGCACTGAATATGAACGGGGGATCGAAAGATATCAGTTATTATTTTTCTGGTGGTTTTGACAAGAATCTTTTTAATGCAGTAAATAATGATTTTAACAGAATTTCCTTAAATGCACAAAGTACCATTACCCCTTTTAAAAATCTGGATATACTTGTGGGCATTAGCTATGTTATGAACAGAACCCAAAACAATAACAGTGGGTTCAATTCCATAGCGCCTAGTTCTACCAAAAATAATATATATCCCTATGCACAGTTAGCTACTGCTGATGGAACCCCGCTAGCTATTGTGAAAGATTACAGAAGTACTTTTACGGATAATCCGGGAGCTGGCATGCTTGACTGGAAATACCGCCCTTTAGATGAATTGAATTTAGCTAACAACGTAAGTAAACTTACAAATGCGCGCATAAGCCTTGGCGCTAAATATACATTTATCCCTCAATTAAATGCCGAGGTAAAATATCAGTACGAAAAACAGTTTGTTACTGGCCGAAATCTCTATGACCAGCAGACCTATATGGTTAGAGATTTAATTAATAAATTTTATGATCCTACATCTACAAATAAATATCCTGTGCCTGTTGGGGGCATTTTAGATCAATCTCTTTCCGATCTAAATTCATATTCATTCCGTTCACAGGTAAATTACAATCAAAACTGGATTCAAAAGCATCAGTTAAACGCCATTGCAGGTGTTGAAGTGCGAGAGGTCAAAATTGATGGAAGTACGAGCAGGCAATATGGCTATGATGATGTTTTAGGAACAAGTAGCAGAGTAAATTATGTTGACCTTTTTCCTGCATATTATAATACTTCGACGCGGTTATCTATTCCAGTAGGCAGTGGGGTTTCAGGTTCATTAGATCGTTTCTTCTCCTACTATGCAAACTCAGCTTATACTTTTAATAACAAGTATACTTTTAGTGCAAGCGGCAGAAAAGATGCATCAAATTTATTAGGTGTTAAAACAAATCAAAAAGGTGTACCTCTATACTCTGTGGGCGGCTCATGGATTGCAAGCAAGGAAAACTTTTACAATCTTAAGTGGCTTCCTTATTTAAAACTGAGAGCAACGTTTGGTTATAATGGAAACGTTGATAAATCTACTTCGGCCTATGTTACCGCATTGTATGCTAACAGTACGCGAACAAATCTTCAAACTGCTCAAATTACAAATCCTCCAAACCCAAGTTTAATATGGGAAAGGACAAGGGTTGTTAATCTGGGGTTAGATTTTGCCACAGCGAATCAACGTATATCAGGCACTATAGAATATTTTAGTAAAGCAGGACTTGATTTAATAGGGAACGGGCTCGTTGCACCATCGAACGGTATCTCAACATTTAGATCAAATTTGGCAAGCACCAAAGGACATGGTACTGATATCACCGTTAATACCCAGAATTTAAAGGGACAATTTCAATGGAATACTGTTGTGCTTTTCTCATATGCATTGGATAAGGTTACCAAATACGAAACAAAAGCGACTGCCTCTAGCCTTGTAGGCTTTGCGGATATAGATGCAACTCCCTACGTTGGTCGGCCATTATTTTCTATTTACAGTTATAAATGGGCAGGATTAGATCCTGCTACCGGAGATCCGCAGGGCTATTTGAATGGAGCGGTGAGCAAAAATTATACTTCAATATTAACAACTATGAAACCGGAAGAGCTTGTTTACAACGGACCATCAACTGCTCCTTACTTCGGTTCGATTCGCAATTCATTTTCTTATAAGGGGTTTGAATGTAGTTTTAATATTAGTTACAAATTTGGGTATTATTTCCGAAAGTCATCAGTTGATTATGGAAGTCTTTTTAATGCGTGGTTAGGGAATGTAGACTATGCAAACAGATGGCAAAAAACAGGAGATGAACTTTTCACTCAAGTTCCATCGTTCCCTACATTGCCAAATAATGTTAATCGAGACGCCATATATAAGGGCTCGGAAATTCTTGTAGAATCTGGCTCCCATATCAGGCTTCAGGATGTTGGACTTTCTTATTCTTTTAATAAAAATAATGGTAATAAACTGCCTTTTAAAAAACTTGAAGTTTATAGTTATATAAATAATCTTGGGCTACTGTGGACAAAGAATAGACAGGGTATTGATCCTGATGCAAGTATTTTTCTGCCATTTTCGAAAACATACTCCTTGGGTGTAAAATGTACATTCTAA
- a CDS encoding PRTRC system ThiF family protein, with product MTPKMRIHFTDNYLLNPTNPIEVNLIGAGGTGSKVLTALLEMNHSLIDLGHAGLSVRLWDDDIITEANLGRQRFAQCEVGLYKSVALINRANRWSGTNWKAETIKFQKNTLGKAPENAQANIYISCVDTVSARFEIAEILRGINNRWGYRNTPKYWLDFGNGKFTGQVILSTIEKLEQPQSEKYETVAHLPFVTEEFGDLLKQSESEDDTPSCSLAEALEKQDLYINSTLAQMGCSLLWNLFRNGLTENRGFFLNLKDFRSQPIKV from the coding sequence ATGACACCAAAAATGAGAATCCATTTTACAGATAATTATCTGCTGAACCCAACCAATCCGATTGAAGTAAACCTTATTGGTGCAGGCGGTACAGGCTCAAAGGTACTCACTGCCCTGCTTGAAATGAACCACAGTTTGATTGACTTGGGACATGCAGGTTTGTCAGTTAGATTATGGGATGATGACATCATTACCGAAGCCAATTTAGGCAGACAACGATTTGCGCAGTGTGAGGTAGGATTGTATAAATCGGTTGCCCTCATTAACAGGGCTAACCGATGGTCAGGAACAAACTGGAAAGCAGAAACCATAAAATTTCAAAAAAATACATTGGGAAAAGCACCCGAAAATGCACAGGCAAACATTTACATCTCCTGCGTAGATACGGTGAGCGCACGTTTTGAAATTGCTGAAATTTTGAGGGGCATCAATAACCGATGGGGTTATCGTAATACGCCAAAGTATTGGCTCGATTTTGGAAATGGGAAATTTACAGGACAGGTTATACTATCCACTATAGAAAAGTTAGAACAACCACAATCCGAAAAATATGAAACGGTTGCCCATCTGCCTTTTGTTACCGAGGAATTTGGAGATTTACTAAAACAATCGGAATCCGAAGACGACACGCCTAGCTGTTCTTTAGCCGAAGCATTGGAAAAACAGGATTTATACATCAATTCCACGCTCGCACAAATGGGTTGCTCTTTATTGTGGAATCTGTTTAGAAATGGATTGACCGAAAACAGGGGCTTTTTCCTGAATCTTAAAGATTTTCGCTCGCAACCCATAAAAGTTTAA
- a CDS encoding TlpA family protein disulfide reductase, with protein MMKNNIINRLTTVSFVFCIISSYSLSAQTKSSKKPVVIYGQINADYETAKKKFVSDTITVSFWQTYTKKGRNFPEPFILKTVTKKGNFFGAYGQYVFNFTIPDVFDTGYIRIESSKDVLLKEYLVEPGDSIKILFDQRYRRTVFAGPSAKKFQLISDLEQADASKQFQMDRQVLAKKITDILRTDSLIQAYKINSKNSFGNMFEIKFMYSPQYLEQLGTEISKKPSQLYGWNIFTRYEGLITPKAYSILQANVVGDHLSVALSYFNQLYKAAQKDKKTQLLDSLNQMYYDVIEKIPDTIFSDSIIVASSSYTYVLLAKAHIQSKVQNISTYEILKKNYGGILREKLVVAYFIENSASIDNVAELMSDAFTYFKTEVFKDVLRKLYDASKIGSKAYNFALKDTKGNVVKLSDFKGKIVFIDFWYTGCSSCSKFYTAHLSKVEAHYKDDPNFVFLSISCDKDLSKWHKSINEGLYTSKHTLNLYTNGQGSNHPILSEYGVYGYPSQVLIDRKGKIIQRANLYVPYEKLVPIIDSALAK; from the coding sequence ATGATGAAAAATAACATTATAAATAGATTAACCACAGTTTCATTTGTATTTTGTATTATCAGCAGTTACTCATTAAGCGCACAAACAAAAAGTAGTAAAAAACCTGTTGTAATATATGGACAGATCAATGCTGACTACGAGACAGCAAAAAAGAAATTTGTAAGCGACACAATCACGGTGAGCTTTTGGCAGACTTACACAAAAAAAGGAAGAAATTTTCCGGAGCCTTTTATACTCAAGACTGTTACCAAGAAAGGTAATTTTTTTGGGGCATATGGCCAATACGTATTTAATTTTACTATACCTGATGTTTTTGATACGGGTTATATTCGTATAGAATCGAGTAAGGACGTGTTATTAAAGGAGTATTTGGTTGAACCGGGAGATAGCATTAAGATACTATTTGATCAAAGATACAGAAGAACCGTATTTGCCGGGCCTTCAGCAAAAAAATTTCAACTTATAAGTGATTTGGAACAAGCTGATGCAAGTAAACAATTTCAAATGGACAGGCAGGTATTAGCAAAAAAAATAACTGACATATTGAGAACAGACAGCTTAATACAGGCTTATAAAATAAACAGTAAAAATTCATTTGGCAATATGTTTGAGATTAAATTCATGTATAGCCCTCAGTACCTTGAGCAACTGGGTACAGAAATTAGTAAAAAACCATCTCAGCTATATGGATGGAATATATTTACGCGATACGAAGGACTTATTACTCCGAAGGCATATTCTATATTGCAGGCAAATGTTGTCGGCGATCATCTTTCAGTAGCACTTTCTTATTTTAACCAATTGTACAAAGCTGCGCAAAAAGATAAGAAAACCCAACTGTTAGATAGTTTAAATCAAATGTATTATGATGTTATTGAAAAAATTCCGGATACTATTTTTTCGGACAGTATTATCGTTGCATCGTCATCATATACCTATGTACTTTTGGCAAAAGCACATATTCAATCGAAAGTCCAAAATATATCTACTTACGAAATATTGAAGAAAAATTATGGTGGCATTTTAAGAGAAAAATTAGTTGTAGCATATTTTATAGAAAATAGTGCTAGCATAGACAATGTGGCAGAATTAATGAGTGATGCCTTTACTTACTTTAAAACAGAAGTGTTTAAAGATGTGTTACGAAAATTGTACGATGCTTCTAAAATTGGATCAAAAGCCTATAATTTTGCACTTAAAGATACCAAAGGCAATGTTGTTAAATTAAGCGATTTTAAAGGGAAAATAGTATTCATTGATTTTTGGTATACTGGTTGTTCATCTTGCAGTAAATTTTATACCGCCCATCTTTCCAAGGTGGAAGCGCACTATAAAGATGATCCAAACTTTGTTTTCCTTTCAATAAGCTGTGATAAAGACCTAAGCAAGTGGCATAAAAGCATAAATGAGGGCTTATATACATCAAAACATACTTTAAATTTGTATACAAACGGTCAGGGAAGTAATCATCCGATATTAAGTGAATACGGCGTTTATGGTTACCCGTCGCAAGTACTGATTGATAGGAAGGGAAAAATAATTCAGCGAGCAAATTTGTATGTTCCATATGAAAAATTGGTTCCAATTATCGATTCGGCTCTTGCTAAGTAA
- a CDS encoding helix-turn-helix domain-containing protein: MKIKFYKPKNGILKKYIKGYYFILHDENAEPLKYWTFPNNYCIISVSLNTDVLLEANKITVIPTDQTNVSADLVWRYVSPVEIFYEKPVTEITIYFKPLGLNHFIKDFGDILRQNNIVQFNAFPDFKQEMEKILNYKERKYQIQELEKYWLSKLLHRNFNLMRNVLQDVESDYKIAEIARKHHIGRQYLNKIFMKNLGKSPSEYRKIQRFRNSVATKKHVKNLTELSYENMFYDQSHFIKSFKNLTTLNPNAFFKQVNTNKNNIWLFV; the protein is encoded by the coding sequence ATGAAAATCAAGTTTTACAAACCAAAAAACGGCATCCTTAAAAAATATATTAAAGGATATTACTTCATCCTGCACGATGAAAACGCAGAACCCCTAAAATACTGGACTTTCCCCAATAATTACTGTATCATCTCAGTAAGCCTTAACACAGATGTACTATTGGAAGCGAATAAAATTACAGTTATCCCAACAGATCAAACAAACGTTTCTGCTGATCTGGTCTGGAGATACGTTTCTCCCGTGGAAATATTTTATGAAAAACCCGTTACTGAAATCACCATTTACTTTAAACCACTAGGATTAAACCATTTCATAAAGGATTTTGGTGATATTCTTCGGCAGAACAACATTGTACAATTCAACGCCTTTCCAGATTTTAAACAAGAGATGGAAAAGATTTTAAACTATAAAGAAAGAAAATATCAAATCCAGGAACTCGAAAAATATTGGCTATCGAAACTATTACATCGGAATTTCAACTTAATGAGGAATGTATTACAAGATGTTGAGTCTGATTATAAAATTGCAGAAATAGCACGAAAGCATCATATCGGCAGGCAATACCTCAATAAGATCTTTATGAAAAATCTTGGGAAGTCGCCTTCTGAATATCGCAAAATACAACGCTTCAGAAATTCAGTCGCTACTAAGAAACACGTCAAAAATTTAACAGAACTATCCTATGAAAATATGTTTTACGATCAATCTCATTTTATCAAAAGCTTCAAGAACCTCACAACACTTAATCCGAATGCCTTTTTTAAACAGGTAAATACCAATAAAAATAATATTTGGCTTTTTGTTTAA
- a CDS encoding helix-turn-helix domain-containing protein, with protein MSIVIRPYFYVFILLIVLVQPLFAQKEGYSGYYLIKREYENRANNDSSALPLIEKYIAKAKGEKNYPRLVEGYLDAIQYSPHPNAKLKYADSAILAANLTKNDSILSRAYLHKGIVYYFNFKKYKLALAEYMVAYEYSKKTNDQYHKNRLAYLIGVVKSYIGHYDEALVLFKQTKTFFEAESRKNINRNLIYGNIRGYYNSLHQMAVCYRYIGIPKSADSLTNIGLSLTTGNKDFSQEYGYFLKEKGISQYYEKDYQNSIKSLNGSLISIASVDDFAWATVCYSYIGKSYQELGDHNKSKLYFKKVDSVFQKHNFILPELRNNYEQLITEYRKENNPQKELYYTTQLIKADSTIGQDFAYLSSKIHREYDLRDLREEKMRLEQNSTVSAWVNRTLGIIAGILVIAFVVKYRAEKRIREKYRIVEQKILNGDLVPSRDESVKKSDIEKEIVDDLLDKLDDFESNLGFLESGITLNKLALKFDTNHTYLSQIINEYKGNNFKRYLVELRIAYITKRLYQEEKLLSYKIETLAEECGIASRSNFSDLFQEINGIRPKDFIRKRWEDIAREKKAFEV; from the coding sequence ATGTCGATAGTTATTCGTCCTTATTTTTATGTTTTTATACTATTAATTGTTCTCGTTCAACCTCTTTTTGCACAAAAAGAGGGATATAGTGGTTATTATCTGATCAAGCGGGAATATGAAAACAGGGCAAATAATGATTCGAGTGCGCTACCCTTAATCGAGAAATATATTGCTAAAGCAAAAGGCGAAAAGAATTATCCGAGACTTGTAGAGGGGTATCTTGATGCCATCCAGTATTCACCACATCCAAATGCTAAACTGAAATATGCCGACAGTGCGATCTTGGCAGCAAATTTAACAAAGAACGATAGTATATTAAGCAGGGCTTATCTGCACAAGGGAATCGTATATTATTTTAATTTTAAAAAATATAAATTGGCCTTGGCTGAATATATGGTGGCCTACGAGTATTCAAAAAAGACTAATGATCAGTACCATAAGAATAGACTGGCCTATTTAATTGGTGTTGTTAAAAGTTATATTGGCCATTATGATGAAGCACTGGTATTATTTAAACAGACTAAAACTTTTTTTGAGGCGGAATCCCGCAAGAACATAAATCGTAATCTGATCTATGGAAACATTAGGGGATATTATAACAGCCTGCACCAAATGGCTGTCTGTTACCGTTATATAGGTATTCCCAAATCAGCGGATTCATTGACGAATATTGGTCTGTCACTCACCACGGGAAATAAAGACTTTAGCCAGGAGTACGGATATTTCCTTAAGGAAAAGGGCATCAGCCAATATTATGAGAAAGACTATCAAAATTCCATAAAATCTTTAAATGGTTCGCTGATCTCGATTGCCAGTGTGGATGATTTTGCATGGGCGACGGTATGTTACTCCTATATTGGAAAGTCATATCAGGAACTTGGTGATCACAATAAATCTAAGCTTTATTTCAAGAAAGTTGATTCCGTTTTTCAGAAACATAATTTTATACTTCCCGAACTAAGAAATAATTATGAGCAGTTAATCACTGAATATAGAAAGGAAAACAATCCGCAAAAGGAGCTGTACTATACCACGCAACTAATAAAAGCCGATAGCACTATAGGTCAGGATTTTGCCTATCTCTCATCCAAGATTCACCGCGAGTATGATCTGCGGGACTTGAGGGAAGAAAAAATGAGGCTGGAGCAAAATTCCACTGTAAGTGCATGGGTGAATCGCACTTTAGGGATTATTGCTGGCATTCTTGTAATTGCCTTTGTTGTAAAATATAGGGCTGAGAAGCGAATACGTGAGAAATATAGGATTGTGGAACAAAAAATCCTCAACGGAGATCTTGTTCCTTCAAGGGATGAAAGTGTCAAAAAATCTGACATCGAAAAAGAAATAGTGGATGATCTATTGGATAAACTTGATGACTTTGAAAGCAACCTGGGGTTTTTGGAAAGTGGAATTACTTTAAACAAACTGGCCCTCAAATTTGATACAAATCATACCTATTTATCACAGATAATTAACGAGTATAAAGGGAATAATTTTAAACGGTATCTGGTCGAGTTACGTATAGCCTATATTACAAAGAGACTTTATCAGGAAGAAAAATTACTTTCCTATAAAATCGAAACATTGGCAGAAGAATGTGGAATTGCCTCGCGAAGCAATTTCTCAGATTTATTTCAGGAGATTAATGGAATACGCCCTAAAGATTTCATAAGGAAGCGGTGGGAAGATATTGCCAGAGAGAAAAAAGCTTTTGAGGTATAA
- a CDS encoding DUF6520 family protein has protein sequence MKNFKLLLATAVLFAVGSAFTSVNKHDDRPVYGYNSGTWVLADGNDRCEDSEEPACKALMHNDDPGQGVEQILEDGTFIQVP, from the coding sequence ATGAAAAATTTTAAATTATTATTAGCTACAGCCGTACTATTTGCTGTAGGAAGTGCTTTTACAAGTGTGAATAAGCATGATGACAGACCTGTTTATGGATATAACAGTGGCACATGGGTACTAGCAGACGGTAATGACAGATGCGAAGACTCAGAAGAACCAGCTTGTAAAGCTCTTATGCATAACGATGATCCAGGTCAGGGAGTGGAACAAATTCTTGAAGACGGTACTTTCATACAAGTACCATAA
- a CDS encoding MauE/DoxX family redox-associated membrane protein, which translates to MRNKKLVIEIVVLLLVILFLYTGLSKFMDFKGFTYDLNNQPFPNSFTPILKWLIPITEIAIVATLMFEKTRTIGLYASLVLMSLFTIYTALVLLNVFEYVPCSCGGVIKHLTWPQHLILNLFFVVITYVAIRFSNHKALHQYTYSQ; encoded by the coding sequence ATGCGAAACAAAAAACTCGTCATTGAAATCGTCGTACTGTTACTCGTCATTCTATTCCTATACACTGGCTTAAGCAAGTTTATGGATTTTAAGGGTTTTACATATGACCTAAACAACCAACCCTTTCCAAATAGTTTTACACCTATTTTGAAGTGGCTTATACCAATTACTGAAATTGCGATTGTAGCAACACTCATGTTTGAGAAGACCAGAACAATTGGCTTATATGCATCGCTCGTACTGATGAGCTTGTTTACCATTTATACTGCCCTTGTACTGCTAAACGTATTTGAATATGTGCCTTGCAGTTGTGGAGGGGTAATCAAACATCTCACCTGGCCGCAGCATTTAATTCTTAATCTATTTTTTGTAGTTATCACTTATGTAGCAATAAGGTTTAGCAACCACAAAGCACTGCACCAATATACCTATTCACAATAG
- a CDS encoding RagB/SusD family nutrient uptake outer membrane protein — translation MNFKPITYILIAILFISCKKEWLDAKPSKNLVVPETIANFQALLDNEGKMNGFGAGAVPAMGELSTDDYEMLDNIYTTTVSAVQRNCYTFKKDIFEGTATSGDWSSPYEQVFYSNVALEGLEKINPSNGELSSYNNVKGSAYFFRAHAFFQLAQSFCKPYNTATASSDLGIILKIKSEIGALPRSTIEETYRQIISDLLEAEKLLPNVPIVPTRPSRSAVFALMSRIYLVMGNYDNALKYANDCLAIKNKITDFNTLNSTATIPFAPFNEEVIFSSDLNTFLVLIMSLNYCLINPNLYNQYDVNDLRKTVYFRQTGTRYAFKGSFDETYAGNFAGLATDEVLLTRAECLARTGNIAGAMKDLNDLMIKRYKINPLTNTSTYVNQTASDETDALKKIYTERRKELLFRGIRWLDLRRLNTDARFAVTLSRTVNGQVYTLPPNDSRYVFPIPDREIQLNSIQQNIR, via the coding sequence ATGAATTTTAAACCTATTACCTATATATTAATTGCCATCTTATTTATATCATGTAAAAAAGAATGGCTGGATGCAAAACCAAGTAAAAATTTGGTGGTGCCTGAAACGATTGCCAATTTTCAGGCTTTGTTGGATAACGAAGGAAAAATGAATGGATTTGGCGCTGGCGCTGTGCCGGCAATGGGCGAACTGAGTACAGATGATTATGAGATGCTCGATAATATCTACACAACAACGGTTTCTGCAGTTCAAAGAAACTGTTATACGTTTAAGAAGGATATTTTTGAAGGAACGGCTACCAGTGGAGATTGGAGCTCACCCTATGAGCAGGTATTTTATTCCAATGTAGCTCTAGAGGGTCTCGAAAAGATTAATCCTTCAAACGGAGAATTATCCAGCTATAATAATGTTAAAGGAAGTGCATACTTTTTTAGGGCACATGCTTTTTTCCAGTTGGCGCAATCTTTTTGCAAACCTTATAATACAGCTACGGCTAGCTCTGATTTGGGTATAATACTGAAAATAAAATCGGAGATTGGAGCCTTACCACGATCAACCATTGAGGAGACTTATCGGCAAATTATCAGTGATTTACTTGAGGCTGAAAAGCTCCTTCCAAATGTTCCCATAGTGCCTACTAGGCCATCGAGATCAGCAGTATTTGCTCTAATGTCTCGGATTTATTTGGTAATGGGGAATTATGATAATGCATTAAAATATGCTAATGACTGCCTCGCGATAAAAAATAAGATTACTGATTTTAATACACTTAATTCAACTGCAACCATTCCCTTTGCCCCATTTAACGAAGAAGTAATATTTTCTTCTGACTTAAACACTTTTTTAGTCCTAATTATGAGCCTTAATTATTGTCTGATTAATCCCAATCTTTATAATCAGTATGATGTCAATGATTTAAGAAAAACGGTTTATTTCAGACAAACTGGAACCCGCTACGCTTTTAAAGGATCATTTGACGAAACATATGCTGGTAATTTTGCTGGACTGGCCACTGACGAAGTCTTGCTAACAAGAGCCGAATGCTTAGCACGTACTGGAAACATCGCAGGAGCAATGAAGGATCTTAACGATTTAATGATAAAGCGATATAAAATTAATCCACTTACCAATACTAGTACTTATGTAAATCAAACCGCCAGTGACGAAACAGATGCACTTAAAAAAATATATACAGAGCGTAGAAAAGAGCTATTATTTAGAGGCATTAGATGGCTTGATTTAAGAAGACTGAACACCGATGCTCGCTTTGCGGTAACATTAAGCCGAACCGTAAATGGTCAGGTTTATACTTTACCACCTAATGATTCACGTTATGTTTTTCCAATACCAGACAGGGAGATTCAGTTAAATTCTATTCAGCAAAATATCAGATAA